A portion of the Salmo trutta chromosome 1, fSalTru1.1, whole genome shotgun sequence genome contains these proteins:
- the id2b gene encoding DNA-binding protein inhibitor ID-2b has protein sequence MRNILSHSTVIMKAISPVRSMRNNITNSSEHTLGIARSKSPMDDPLSLLYNMNDCYTKLKELVPSLPQNKNVSKIEILQHVIDYILDLQIALDSSSIISSCQHQQQRPGQPASPRNPLATINSDISLLTFQSNDQLPKETETDDS, from the exons ATGCGTAATATCTTATCGCACTCAACTGTCATCATGAAAGCAATAAGTCCTGTGCGGTCTATGAGGAACAACATCACCAACTCGTCGGAACATACCCTCGGCATCGCCCGGAGCAAAAGCCCGATGGATGATCCTCTGAGTCTGCTGTACAATATGAACGACTGCTACACCAAGCTGAAAGAACTCGTGCCCAGCCTCCCGCAGAACAAGAACGTTAGTAAAATTGAGATATTGCAGCACGTTATAGACTATATATTAGACCTTCAGATTGCACTGGACTCTAGCTCAATCATCTCCAGCTGCCAACATCAGCAGCAGCGGCCGGGACAGCCAGCATCACCCAGGAACCCCCTAGCAACCATCAACTCAGACATCAGCCTACTCACCTTTCAG TCAAATGACCAGCTCCCCAAAGAGACAGAGACTGATGACAGCTAA